TTACAACTTGTTAATACTTCAAAATCTGATTTCGATCTCTAAAAACAAATAGTTCTGCAAGCACAGTTAATGGGGGTTAAGCTCAGATGACACACAACGCAAATACAAACATTTGCACTTACCCAAAAGTAATCCTTAAAGTGAAGTTCTCTCATTGTAGACAAGAATAGCGGCAGTACAACTCTTGTAATTCCACTGGTTTTTGCGATGCTTATACTGTGTTAGTGACTGATGGACATCCCATTGGATTGTTGCGTTTATGACTCCGCTCATATCTCAATGGAGCACTAAATATTCTTTGCTGGGTCCTAACGACCGACGAGAtacagcaaaagagagagagcgagagcgagagcgcaagagcgagagagaggggccaCTTGGTGGTCACAAGCGGAACAGCAGGAGAGAAGAAAGGATATCTTTGAATCTATTGGCTCTTGGTTCCTCTTTTATCTGTATTTATGCCCTTCTCTTGTACATATGCTTTTATTGGTGAAATCAGGTTATATCTGGAGAACAGTTAAAAATCCctgctgccaaggcaacagcttctctccgtcaaatcaaatcaaatcaaattgtattggtcacatacacatggtgagCAGATGTTATtccaagtgtagcgaaatgcttgtgcttctagttccgacagtgcagcaatatctaacaagtcatctgtataccagtcgcaagacccactagttgatacttatttataaaaccctcttaggcctcattcccccctatctgagatatctactgcagccctcatcctccacatacaacatccgttctgccagtcacattcttttAAAGgcccccaaagcacacacatccctgggttgctcctcttttcagttcgctgcagctagcgactggaacgagctgcaacaaacactcaaactagaCAGTTTTACCTCAATCTCTTAATTCCAagacatggacactcttactgacagttgtggctgctttgcgtgacgtattgttgtctctaccttcttgccctttgtgctgttgtctgtgcccaataatgtttgtaccatgttttgtgctgctaccatgttgtgttgctaccatgttgtgttgtaatgtgttgctgccttgctatgttgttgtcttaggtctctcttcatgtagtgttgtctctcttgtcgtgatgtgggttttttcctatatttatatttatatatatatatatatatatataatattttttattCCAGCCACCGTCCCCGcaagaggccttttgccttttggtaggctgtcattggaaataagaatttgttcttaattgacttgcctagttaaataaaggttaaataaataaataaattccacaacatctacctaatacacacaaatctaagtaaaggaatggaataataatatatacatataaatatatggatgagcaatgactgagcgccatatgagatgagtaatgcaaggtatgtaaacattattaaagtggcattattaaagtgactagtttaTCCTTTTTTAAAGTGACCAATGATTTCAGGTCTatttgtaggcagcagcctctctgtgttagtgatggctgtttaacagtctgatggccttgagatagaagctatttttgagtctctcggccccagctttgatgcacctgtactgatctcgccttctggatggtagcggggtgaacaggctgtggctcgagtggttgttgtccttgatgatctttttggcctttgggtgctgtaggtgtcctgaagggaAGGTaattttcccccggtgatgcgttgtgaagacagcaccaccctttggagagccttgcagtcgtgggcggtgcagttgtcgtaccaggcggtgatgcagcccaacaggatgctctcaactgtgcatctgtaaaagtttgtgagggttttaactgacaagccaaatttcttcagcctcctgaggttgaagaggcgctgttgcgccttcttcaccacactgtctatgtgggtggaccatttcagtttgtccgtgatgtgtacaccgaggaacttaaaactattcaccttctccactactgtcccgtcgatgtggataggtggtgctccctctgctgtttcctgaagtccacgatcatctcctttgttttgttgacgttgagtaagaggttgttttcctgaaaccacactccgagtgccctcacctcctccctataggctctctcgtcgttgttggtaatcaagcctactactgttgtgtcgtctgcaaacttgatgactgagttggaggcgtgcatggccacgcactcatgggtgaacatggagtacaagagggggctgaacacgcaccccagtgttgaggatcagcgaagtggagatgttgcttCCTACCTTCACcctctgggggcggcccgtcaggaagtccaggacccaattgcacaggacgGAGTTGAGacacagggcctcaagcttaatgatgagcttggagggtactatggtgttgaatgctgagctgtagtcaatgaacagcattcttacataggtattcctcttgtccagatgggataaggcagtgtgcagtgtgatggtgattgcatcgtatGTGGACCTATTGTGGCGATGCACAAATTTAAGTGGGTCTAgcgtgacaggtaaggtggaggtgatattttccttgactagtctctcaaagtacttcatgatgtcagaagtgagtgctacggggcattagtcatttagttcagttacctttgccttcttgggtacaggaacaatgttggccgtcttgaagcatgtggggacagctgaCTGGGATAGGgactgattgaatatgtccgtaaacacaacagccagctgatctgcgcatgctctgaggacgcggctagggatgcagtctgggccggcagccttgcgagggttaacgtttaaatgtcttactcacgttggtcatggagaaggagagcgcaCAGTCCTTGATAGCGGGCGGTggtactgtattgtcctcaaagctgGCCAAgtaggtgtttagtttgtctggaagcaagacgtgggtgtccgtgacgtggctgattttccttttttagtctgtgattgtctgtagaccctgccacatatgtctcgtgtctgagatgttgactccactttgtctctatactgacatttcgcttgtttgattaccttgtggagggaataactaaactgtttgtattcggccatattcccagtcacctttccatggttacATGCGGttgttcgcactttcagttttgcacgaatgccgccatctatccatggtttctggttagggtaggttttaatagtcacagtgggtacaacatctcctatgcacttccttataaactcagtcaccgaatcagcgtataaatcaatattattctctgaggctacccggaacatgtcccagtccgcttgatcaaaacaatcttaaagcgtggattccgattggtcagaccagcgttgaatagtcctcattacgggtacatcctgtttgagtttctgcctataggaagggaggggcaaaatggagtcgtggtcagatttgctgaaggaagggcgggggagggccttgtatgcatcgcggaagttagagtagcagtgatccagtgttttgccagcgcgagtgctacaatcaatatgctgatagaatttaggtagccttgttctttTTTAGGGTCCAAAAACATTACTTTTACTGCAGTAGGCTAAATCAGGATCACACCgggtgtttcttggtagtcttaaacaagtTAActatgaaacaaaagtatacacctcacacacatggttatgggcttaaaaaaaagtcatgtgtttgatgtatttgataccattccactaattctgctccagccattaccaggaacctgtcctccccaattaaggtgccaccaacctcctgtgctgtgtacatttaagggaccagccgtgctgctctgttctgggccaactgtaatttgcctatgtccctctttgtggcacttaACCATATGACTGActagtagtccaggtgcgacaaaactagggcctgtaggacttgttttgttgatagcaatgtcaagaaagcagagtagcactttattacggacagacctctccccaaaTTAGCTACCGTTGCATCaatgtgttttgaccatgacagtttacaatccaatttccacattattgatTACAAGATtttgttgaggtttagggttcagtgaatggtttgtcccaaatacaatgcttttagtttttgaaatatttagtacTATCTTATTACTTGCcgcccattctaaaactgactgcagctcttcgttaaatgttgcagtgatttcacttgctgtggtagctgacgtgtataatgTTGAGTTATCAGCGTACATATACACACAGGATTTACTCAGTGCCAGTGgcagtaaagattgaaaaaagtaaggggcctagacaactTCCCTGAGGAATGCCCGAcactacctggattatgttggagaagcttccattaaagaacaccttctgtgttctgttagacaggtaactctcgatccacaatatagcaggggatgtaaagccataatacatacatatttccagcagcagattattatcgataatgtcaaaagctgcactgaagtctaacaaaacagctcccacaagcttcttattatcaatttctttcacccaatcatcagtcatttgtgtaagtgctgaaCATGTGTGCCACTCCCTATAATCATGCTGAGTttatttactgtgaaatagcattataTCTGGTCAAATCATTTTTTCACAAAAATGTACTAAGAGTTGGTAGCAGGCTGATTGGGTggctgtttgagccagtaaagggtgctttgctcttcttgggtagcagaatgagGGCACACAATTTCCTGTGACGGCACACACTTTCCTGTAGGCTTTGAAGAGAAGGTGAATAGGTGtggcaatatacactgctcaaaacaataaagggaacacttaaacaacacaatgtaactccaagtcaatcacacttctgtgaaatcaaactgtccacttaggaagcaacactgattgacaatacatttcacatgctgttgtgcaaatggaatagacaacaggtggaaattataggcaattagcaagacacccccaataaaggagtggttctgcaggtggtgaccacagaccacttctcagttcctatgcttcctgactgatgttttggtcacttttgaatgctggtggtgctttcactctagtggtagcatgagacggagtctacaacccacacaagtggctcaggtagtgcagctcatccaggatggcacatcaatgcgagctgtgtcaagaaggtttgctgtgtctgtcagcgtagtgtccagagcatggaggcgctaccaggagacaggccagtacatcaggagacgtggaggaggccgtaggagggcaacaacccagcagcagaaccgctacctctgcctttgtgcaaggaggagcaggaggagcactgccagagccctgcaaaatgacctccagcaggccacaaatgtgcatgtgtctgctcaaacggtcagaaacagactccatgagggtggtatgagggcccgacttccacaggtgggggttgtgcttacagcccaacaccgtgcaggacgtttggcatttgccagagaataccaagattggcaaattcaccactggcgccctgtgctcttcacagatgaaagcaggttcacactgagcacatgtgacagacgtgacagagtctggagacgccgtggagaacgttctgctgcctgcaacatcctccagcatgactggtttggcggtgggtcagtcatggtgtggggtggcatttctttgggcggccgcacagccctccatgtgctcgccagaggtagcctgactgccattaggtaccgagatgagatcctcagaccccttgtgagaccatatgctggtgcggttggccctgggttcctcctaatgcaagacaatgctagacctcatgtggctggagtgtgtcagcagttcctgcaagaggaaggcattgatgctatggactggcccgcccgttccccagacctaaatccaattgagcacatctgggacatcatgtctcgctccagccACCAACGCCACGTcgtaccacagactgtccaggagttggcggatgctttagtccaggtctgggaggagatccctcaggagaccatccgccacctcatcaggagcatgcccaggcaatGTATGGAGGTCATACAAAAACGTGGAGacaacacacactactgagcctaattttgacttgttttaaggacattacatcaaagttgaatcagcctgtagtgtggttttccactttaattttgagtgactccaaatccagacctccatgggttgataaattggatttccattgattatttttgtgtgattttgttgtcagcacattcaactatgtaaagaaaaaagtatttaataagattatttcattcattcagatctaggatgtgttattttagtgttccctttgtttttttgagcagtgtattaccctaTCATTCTCAGTCGTGTTCCATCCAAGCTGTCAGACtcaggtggcttgtcattgttgatagacaatacGTTTCATCTCTTCCACACTCACATTACGGAAtaaaaaattacaatgcttgtgtttcataatttggtcagttatgAATGGATGTGTAGGTttgttggcatgtcatgcctTACAGTTGCTAATCTTACCAATGAAAAAAgttgttggcaatatcagtgggattTGTGATTTATGAGCCATCGGATTCAATGGATGGACCTGAGTTCGCCTTTTTGTCCAAAATTGAATTTAAGGTGATCCAAAGCTTttcactatcattctttatatcatttagtTTTGTtccatagtgtagtttcttctttttgcTTAGTTTagacacatgatttctcaatgtaCAGTACATTTGACGTTCAGCAActtattttcttaatgggtgcatgcttattagtaactggaataagcaactTCATAAATGTGCAGCattggttgctcctcattacacacaatagaccagcaaatattctttacaacataggaatcactacaaaacttattgtatgacctcttatgcactatattaggcccagcctttggaactttggttttcctatacATGGCTACTATATTATGATCTCTACATCTAATGGATTGGGATACTGCTTTAgagcagatttctgcagcattagtaaaaatgtgatcttTGATTTCATTCCTatgctgtttgtaaataccctggtaggttgactgataacctgaaccatgTTGCAGCTTGAAGCTTCCTtttgagtggacagcttgattaaaaccagtcaatatttaggTGACCCAGAAAACATACCTGTTGATGTCACATACATTAAGCATTTTACACACATAAATGATCTGTTACTAGCAATAATCGATTTCATTAACCTTGTTTTTAGGCTACGTATGTTAATGTTGGCTatttttattgctttactggaAGGTTTATCAGAGGTAGATAGGAAAGTGATATTTATGTTTGAGTTGATAGTGTAGGGTGAACTGCACAGTGGGCTTCCAACTAGGGCAAACCACCTCAGTGCTAGTAATGTAACTCAGGTTCATAGGTTATTAGTAGTTAGTGATACTACTAATAAAATAATAAGTGTACAATATGTTGTTTTGTCCTTTTAAATGGCTTTTATTAATTACTTATTAGAGCaaacccaatctctctctctcacacacacacacacttcactacaTCAGAATCACTCAACAAACGTAACATACGTTGGGTTTTTCGAAACACAGCACAAGTCAACAGAAACTTAGCTTAAAATATAcacaatgttgtcttggtaattACTTTAAAAATGTTGGTCTCTTCCTTTAAAAACGTTTCACTaacattatataaaaaaaaaaaggtggtAAAGATAAGAACAAAAACAGAATGTAAGGTGGTGGATTGTAAATCCCAGGCAGCCAGAGGCCTCCCTCCTATATAGCCTTCACAGCGTCGTCTATCTCAGAGATCTGATCTTTTAGCTGGTTCCACTGTTCTGGGTTCAGTGAGATACCTGGGGACAGAGCAGAGACCAGTCAGACAGAGTGGTTAGTAAACTGATCTAGTATCAGTGAAATACCTTGGGACAGACCAGAGACAAGTTAGACAGAGGCAAGTCCACTGATCTAGGTTCAGTTATAGAATCCGGAGTGTAGCATCACTGGGCTTGATGTCAAACATGAAATCTTGGTAACCACTGTAcaatcgtggccaaaagttttgagaatgacacaaatgttaattttcacaaagtctgctgcctcagtttgtattatggcaatttgcatatactccatggttacctgcaaggaaacacgtgtcgtcatcattgctttgcacaaaaagggcttcacaggcaaggatattgctgccagtaagattgcacctaaatcaaccatttatcggatcaccaagaacttcaaggagagcggttcaattgttgggaagaaggcttcagggtgcccaagaaagtccagcaagcaccaggaccgtacagctcggtctatgaatttgagagctgttacatttctccagccccatcattaagctttttaccaaaacagggtCAGGGagcctttgttattgtttcaactgctgattgcccctttagaAATTAAAGTATAAAATACCCATATTGAAATGTAACTTCACTTAATGATTCATCAATCCATATGTCTGTATAGCAACAGCATGTCTGTTAGTTCAGGGGCCAGGTGACTCATTTATAAAACACTACGTAAACACAAAATATGCCCCAAAACATGTGTGCACCAGTTCATGCAAAAATTGGCATTTATAAAAACTGAACTGAACTTGACGTGAGAATGTGCTTATCCTCCCGTAAACTTTAGACCATGCATACGGAcagtttctagtggttgaagtattTCATTGCAAGAAGGCAAAAGTAGCCTAGTAGCTTTGGGGAATATATGATGACACTCTTATTCATAACAGCTAGCTAAATATAATAACAGGATGAAATAATTTGCCATTAGTGAGAAGAACGAAAATCTATGTATTTTATCTTTGCCTTCTAAAATAGGCATCTACTTCCTATTATCTATTTAATTTCCACAATCGTTGCATtataaattcctcaccttttcaTACTTGCaaaatagcctataggcctacaacaAGTTAGGATAGGCTAGCATTCGtcccatctctcatttaattggacctACTTCACAGTAGTAAATAGATATGCTATGTCAAGTATTTTGCTCTATGAGATCTGATCCGAAGAGCAGTTTAACGGTAGGACAGATGGTTCATTTTTTCCATTGATGATTTGCAGGCTACATCTGAATACTTTAACGTCAAATTTCTCGAGTAGACAATATTTAATTTATAAACATAATACCGTATATCATAACCATTGCAGAATACATTCCTCACATTTTCTGGACATGATAAGTTAACATTCCCGAAGTAGCCATACAACAAATTACCAAGCACCCCTCATTTAATTGGGCCTATTAGATAGGCGATTATAATTTCAAGTTTATGCTCTATGGATCTGCATGGTAGCGCAGTTTATAAACATACAATAGAATTCAACATGTGAACAGACAGATTATATTTTGTATTAAAGTGTAGGCTACCAAAATAACCAGCAAAATGAACAGTCCCTTGTTTACATAGTCATAATATCGAatcaaaataatttatttactgaTACTTCTTGTTGACCTTTATCAGCAGGCCTACACTGTAGTTTTCCTTTTTTCATAGTAGACAAGAACTCACAGGCAGTGCAGAATATTTATTTTCAGGGAAAAGTTATTGCAAAACATTGAATTCAAACCCGTTTACAGGTCCACAAAATTTACGCAAGAAAAAGAAAATGGTCAGATACAGAAAATTTCACTGCATAAGTAAACATTCTGGCAACACCTCCAAAGACATTCGATTACGTTTGCCGTTGCTATTTTCTTTAGATACTCTCTTGGCCTGACTCCAATACTTCCAAAGTATACAGCAAATAAGGGtattattgtcaccataaaagatGAATGATGGGTGTTTTTCAGGCAGAGTTAGAATTCTCATTCACGCACACACAGTTTTATGACAAGTCTGAATTATAACAGGAAAAATGCTTGTATGGTGTGAGCCAAGTTAATAAATCTCAATATCTTTGAGCGTGCGGGGTCTTTTCAGAAACGGCGCAGATATTTGGTGTTCAATTTACGCAACGGTTATAAATGAGGTCCCAGGGGCCCTGCTGTAGGCTTCACACCCCAATGACAGGTTTCTTACCTTTCCTGCCAGGCTTCATCTCCCCCTCCTGATCCATCCAGTACTCACGGATGTCGATCAGACATTTACCTTTGAATTCACGAACGCTCACATACCGCATCTTCCCAATCTAAAATAAAAAAGAAACGTAGAGGTCATATCGACATGCAGCTAATGTTGTATCTTTTGTACTGGGGATGGACTGACACTGTTCTTCACTGCTTACCTGGAACTTGTTGTCATCCTTGTCCTGGTTGCGACTTCCCTTGGAGGTTCCACCCGGCTTGGAACTCTCTCCCCCTTTCGGTTTCTTAGCTGCTGGTTTCTCTGGTGCTGCCTGCTTTCTCTTCTTGGACTACAACAGGGGTTCATTTAAATACGTCACATAAAAATGTATAAACATTTGTTtgaaagtgcaaaatgaaccttcTGATTACAATATGGACATCAGCATCAAAAATACTATATAAAAACACAGCTTCCATATTGAACCTGTCTGAGCATTTTGAAATATTTGTgtccttttttattttattgacaaCCACAAAACAGTCAAAAGAGTACTGTAGGCTGTCTTTACTCTGTGGCTTTGGATACAACAcaggagtctgtctgtctgtctgtgtgaaaggCCCCCCCCAGTCAGTCACGATTACCTTGGTCTCAGCTTCACTGTTGGAGTCACTGCCACTGCCACTGCCAGAGCTTGAGGACAGAACTTCCTTTGACTTGGGCATCCTGGAAAAGGAGGATGCAATAGCTGAGTAAATGCTATCCTTCCATAGGACTTCATACGTTTTCAAATAAATGTACATTACAATCTGCATGATTTTGTTCAATCATAGTGTTTtgtctcccaagtggcgcaggagtctaaggcactgcatctcagtgctagaggcgtcactacagaccctggttcgattccaggctgtatcacaaccggccgtgattggaagtcccatagggcggtgcacaattggcccagagtcgtccaggttagggtttggccaggtaggccatcattgtaaataagaatttgttcttaactgacgtgcctagataaataaaggtagaaaataaatatttttaaaagtCTGACATTGGCCAACAGATGGCGCTATTATTCATTTTATGTCGTTTGTCATCTGTGTCCAACTGGAAAGTATGCAGCCAGCTATACTCGTGTTCCCTGGCGACCGGCTCGTACATAAACATCCTCCATTCATGTTGCGTCGGTTTCCTTCTTAACTAGCTTTAACGGCGAGCCGCCGGGAGAGTAAAAAAAGCTGGGAAAATATACTTAAGTTGAGGACTACGGTCCAAACACtgaaaaaagacacacaccctcgCCTTATGCACTTTAGGGAAATGatttgcaaacttcccttgcttggatACGTAAGCCCCGCAGCCCTCGTTTTTACGAGTGTATAATTATGTTCACTC
The DNA window shown above is from Salmo salar chromosome ssa13, Ssal_v3.1, whole genome shotgun sequence and carries:
- the LOC106568402 gene encoding activated RNA polymerase II transcriptional coactivator p15, with translation MPKSKEVLSSSSGSGSGSDSNSEAETKSKKRKQAAPEKPAAKKPKGGESSKPGGTSKGSRNQDKDDNKFQIGKMRYVSVREFKGKCLIDIREYWMDQEGEMKPGRKGISLNPEQWNQLKDQISEIDDAVKAI